A genomic region of Campylobacter corcagiensis contains the following coding sequences:
- a CDS encoding type I restriction endonuclease subunit R, whose protein sequence is MQETKPIIESDNFIVLANYEKLPKNSTSYQSEKDLENEFIKDLETQGYERVSFLNLDEMKANLKTQIERLNGVKFSQSEWERFLYEYLDKQNDTFIDATRKIQIDHQHSFKFDNEKLENIKIIDKKEIHKNYLQVVNQISQTGTHQNRYDVSILVNGLPLVHIELKKRGVSLNEAFNQIHRYTKESFNSQNSLYKYAQIFVISNGTFTRYFANTAARNKNNYEFTCEWADAKNRAISDLKDFTATFFQKKVLLEILTKYCVFNSSNELLIMRPYQIAASERILRKIEIGYKNKKFGSVEAGGFVWHTTGSGKTLTSFKTSNLATKLDFIDKVLFVVDRKDLDYQTKKEYESFQKNSINGSVNTKELKKNLEKSDDKIVVTTIQKLNEFIKQNKNHEIYDKHCVLIFDECHRSQFGEAQKNITKHFKKYYQFGFTGTPIFVDNALGTQTTAGVFGTQLHSYVITDAIRDEKVLKFKVDYINLSPKFKDIEKEQNLDELKKYENKLLLHPERISEVVSHILKVYDTKTHRNEIYNIKDKRLKGFNAMFAVQSVEAAKIYYTELKKQIDELKDDKKLKIATIFSFSQNETQSAKGEILDEKFDLNLMDLSSKEFLDEVIKEYNAEFRTNFSTDSKGFEGYYENLSKRVKDKEIDLLIVVGMFLTGFDAPTLNTLFVDKNLRYHGLLQAFSRTNRILNSVKTFGNIVCFRDLEEATKESIRVFGDENSLNVILEKSYEEYINGYADDGVEFKGFKALCDEMLTKFPDPTNIIFDSDKKEFAQLFGEILKTENILKNYDEFSTFESPIDERFMQDLKSAYIEIKDEVYKNKNSDLVLENTKEKVDFSDVTFEIELLKTDEINLDYILALILEKTQQNEDPNIIKSDIKRMIRSSLDVRAKESLIMEFLEKQDIKKLKEKSEILESFYTFAKGKKDKEIKNLIENENLQNNISSPKKLIESAIKKGFVDENGTWIDEIMPVVSRRGGERQKKKLGILEKIKKIVEIFVGI, encoded by the coding sequence ATGCAAGAAACAAAGCCCATAATAGAATCAGATAATTTCATCGTCCTTGCAAACTACGAAAAACTTCCTAAAAATTCAACTTCTTATCAAAGCGAAAAAGATTTAGAAAATGAATTTATAAAAGATTTGGAAACTCAAGGCTATGAAAGGGTTAGTTTTTTAAACTTAGATGAGATGAAAGCAAATTTAAAAACTCAAATCGAGCGATTAAACGGAGTTAAATTCTCACAAAGTGAGTGGGAGAGATTTTTATATGAGTATTTAGATAAGCAAAATGATACTTTTATCGATGCCACAAGAAAAATCCAAATAGATCATCAACACAGCTTTAAATTTGATAACGAAAAGCTAGAAAATATAAAAATAATCGATAAAAAAGAGATTCATAAAAATTATTTGCAAGTTGTAAATCAAATCTCACAAACTGGAACGCACCAAAATCGCTACGATGTAAGTATTTTAGTAAATGGACTTCCACTTGTGCATATCGAGCTTAAAAAACGAGGCGTTAGCTTAAATGAAGCGTTTAATCAAATCCACAGATACACAAAAGAAAGCTTTAATTCTCAAAACTCACTCTATAAATACGCTCAAATTTTTGTCATTTCAAATGGGACTTTTACTAGATATTTCGCAAATACAGCTGCAAGAAATAAAAATAATTATGAATTTACTTGCGAGTGGGCGGATGCGAAAAATAGGGCGATTAGCGATTTAAAAGACTTCACAGCGACATTTTTTCAAAAGAAAGTCTTACTTGAAATTCTCACAAAATACTGCGTTTTTAACTCATCAAATGAGCTTTTAATAATGCGACCTTATCAAATCGCAGCAAGTGAGAGAATTTTAAGAAAAATAGAAATTGGCTATAAAAATAAAAAATTTGGCAGCGTTGAAGCAGGTGGTTTTGTGTGGCACACAACTGGAAGTGGAAAAACGCTAACTTCTTTTAAAACTTCAAATCTCGCTACAAAGCTTGATTTTATCGATAAAGTTTTATTTGTGGTTGATAGGAAAGATTTAGACTATCAAACAAAAAAAGAATATGAAAGTTTTCAAAAAAATAGCATAAATGGAAGTGTAAATACAAAAGAGCTTAAAAAAAATCTTGAAAAAAGCGATGATAAAATCGTCGTAACCACGATACAAAAACTAAATGAGTTTATAAAACAAAATAAAAATCACGAAATTTACGATAAACACTGCGTTTTGATCTTTGATGAGTGCCATAGATCGCAATTTGGCGAAGCACAAAAAAACATAACAAAGCATTTTAAAAAATATTATCAATTTGGCTTTACAGGAACGCCGATTTTCGTAGATAACGCCCTTGGGACGCAAACTACAGCTGGGGTTTTTGGAACGCAGCTTCATAGTTATGTTATAACTGATGCGATTAGAGATGAAAAAGTGCTTAAATTTAAGGTGGATTATATAAATTTATCGCCTAAATTTAAAGATATTGAAAAAGAGCAAAATTTAGATGAACTTAAAAAATATGAAAACAAGCTTTTACTTCACCCAGAGAGGATTAGCGAAGTAGTAAGTCATATTTTAAAAGTTTATGATACAAAAACTCATAGAAATGAAATTTATAACATCAAAGATAAGCGTTTAAAGGGCTTTAATGCGATGTTTGCAGTCCAAAGCGTAGAAGCTGCAAAAATTTACTATACTGAACTTAAAAAGCAAATTGATGAGTTAAAAGATGATAAAAAGCTAAAAATCGCTACTATTTTTAGTTTTTCGCAAAATGAAACACAAAGTGCAAAAGGTGAGATTTTAGATGAGAAATTTGACCTAAATTTAATGGACTTATCATCAAAAGAGTTTTTAGACGAAGTTATAAAAGAGTATAACGCTGAGTTTAGGACAAATTTTAGCACCGATTCAAAAGGCTTTGAGGGGTATTATGAAAATTTATCAAAAAGGGTTAAAGATAAAGAGATTGATCTTTTAATAGTTGTTGGTATGTTTTTAACTGGCTTTGACGCTCCAACTTTAAACACGCTTTTTGTGGATAAAAACTTACGCTATCACGGACTTTTACAAGCATTTTCTAGGACAAATCGCATTTTAAACAGCGTCAAAACTTTTGGAAATATAGTTTGTTTTAGAGATTTAGAAGAGGCGACAAAAGAATCGATTAGAGTTTTTGGCGATGAAAATAGCTTAAATGTGATTTTAGAAAAAAGCTATGAAGAGTATATAAATGGATACGCTGATGATGGGGTTGAGTTTAAAGGATTTAAGGCTTTATGTGATGAGATGCTGACTAAATTTCCTGATCCTACAAATATCATTTTTGATAGTGATAAAAAGGAATTTGCACAGCTTTTTGGTGAGATTTTAAAAACAGAAAATATCTTAAAAAATTACGATGAGTTTAGCACTTTTGAAAGTCCCATAGATGAGCGTTTTATGCAGGATTTAAAAAGTGCATATATCGAGATAAAAGATGAAGTTTATAAAAATAAAAACTCTGATTTAGTTTTAGAAAATACAAAAGAAAAGGTTGATTTTAGCGATGTTACTTTTGAGATAGAACTTTTAAAAACTGATGAGATAAATTTGGATTATATTTTAGCTTTGATTTTAGAAAAAACACAGCAAAACGAAGATCCAAATATCATCAAATCAGACATTAAAAGAATGATTAGATCAAGCCTTGATGTAAGAGCAAAAGAGAGCTTAATAATGGAGTTTTTAGAAAAACAAGACATTAAAAAACTAAAAGAAAAAAGTGAAATTTTAGAAAGCTTTTATACATTTGCAAAAGGTAAAAAAGATAAAGAGATTAAAAATTTAATAGAAAATGAGAACTTACAAAACAATATAAGCAGTCCAAAAAAACTCATCGAAAGTGCGATAAAAAAAGGTTTTGTTGATGAAAATGGAACATGGATAGATGAGATAATGCCAGTTGTTTCAAGGCGTGGGGGAGAAAGGCAAAAGAAAAAACTAGGAATTTTAGAAAAAATTAAAAAAATAGTTGAAATTTTTGTGGGGATTTAG
- a CDS encoding restriction endonuclease subunit S, translating into MNKIDEILQNVEVEWRKLGEVCEIKRGKGLRKSDKKDSGVPAILYGELYTVYGDYINSIETYVDAKKVKSSVKIIKNNILLPISSTTKEAKIGKASVFKMDSALLGGDAVSLILNDDISPDYLMYYLNSNSFENKKMQCVYGTTIMHLNMGDLLKIKIPIPPLEIQEKIAKTLDKFTNYATELQTELQTELQLRTKQYEFYRDLLLSKEFLEKMCYKFSQEAAGGGRLQTKMLGEICERYKGIKITAGQMEKLHNENSEVMVFAGGNTMARLSTAEVGLENIIDKPSVIVKSRGNIDFEFYSGKFTHKNEMWSYGSKNDNILNIKFLYYYLKNNIDYFKNKAITGKLPQISIETTQNFKILLPPLKIQEKIVKILDKFSQISSNLEKGLPKEINLRQKQYEYYRNLLLNFKKD; encoded by the coding sequence ATGAATAAAATAGATGAAATTTTACAAAATGTAGAAGTTGAGTGGAGAAAGTTGGGGGAAGTTTGCGAGATAAAGCGTGGAAAAGGTTTAAGAAAATCAGATAAAAAAGATAGTGGTGTGCCAGCTATTTTATATGGAGAACTATATACGGTGTATGGTGATTATATAAATTCAATAGAAACATATGTAGATGCCAAAAAAGTTAAATCATCTGTAAAAATAATAAAAAATAATATCTTATTACCAATATCTAGCACAACAAAAGAAGCAAAAATAGGAAAAGCTTCTGTGTTTAAAATGGACTCCGCATTGCTTGGCGGAGATGCAGTATCTTTGATTTTAAACGATGATATATCGCCTGATTATCTAATGTATTATTTAAATAGTAATAGTTTTGAAAATAAAAAAATGCAGTGTGTTTATGGAACTACTATTATGCATTTAAATATGGGAGATTTATTGAAAATAAAAATCCCAATTCCACCATTAGAAATTCAAGAAAAAATTGCCAAAACCCTTGACAAATTTACAAATTATGCTACCGAATTACAGACCGAATTACAGACCGAATTACAGCTCCGCACTAAGCAGTATGAATTTTACAGAGATTTATTACTAAGTAAAGAGTTTTTAGAAAAAATGTGTTATAAATTTAGCCAAGAAGCTGCGGGGGGGGGGCGACTACAAACAAAAATGCTAGGTGAAATTTGTGAAAGATATAAAGGTATTAAAATTACAGCTGGACAAATGGAAAAACTACATAATGAAAATTCAGAAGTTATGGTTTTTGCAGGTGGAAATACAATGGCAAGATTAAGCACGGCAGAAGTTGGCTTAGAAAATATAATAGATAAACCAAGTGTTATTGTGAAATCGCGTGGAAATATTGATTTTGAATTTTATAGTGGTAAATTTACTCATAAAAATGAAATGTGGTCTTATGGCTCAAAAAATGATAATATTCTCAATATTAAATTTTTGTATTACTATCTTAAAAACAATATTGATTATTTTAAAAACAAAGCTATTACCGGCAAACTACCACAAATATCAATTGAAACAACGCAAAATTTCAAAATCCTACTACCACCTCTAAAAATCCAAGAAAAAATAGTTAAAATTTTAGATAAATTTAGCCAAATTTCATCAAATTTAGAAAAAGGCTTACCAAAAGAGATAAATTTAAGGCAAAAACAATATGAATATTATAGAAATTTACTTTTAAATTTTAAAAAGGATTAA
- a CDS encoding DUF2442 domain-containing protein → MSILRAKDVKFDEFYLNVELDDGRIISTPLSWYKEFLNATIKQMKDWHFICDKTGIEWESLDLQLSVEGMIFYNTSNKTA, encoded by the coding sequence ATGAGTATTTTAAGGGCTAAAGATGTTAAATTTGATGAGTTTTATCTAAATGTTGAGTTAGATGATGGCAGAATTATCTCAACTCCACTTAGTTGGTATAAGGAGTTTTTAAATGCTACGATAAAGCAGATGAAAGATTGGCATTTTATCTGTGATAAAACAGGTATAGAGTGGGAAAGCTTGGATTTACAATTAAGCGTTGAGGGTATGATTTTTTACAACACCTCAAATAAAACAGCATAA
- a CDS encoding DUF4160 domain-containing protein — MPTLLKTDGFKFFFYSNEHEPKHIHILKGDEFAKINLENLEVVFSSLKGNDLKFALKILQKKKDDFIRIWDEYFKG, encoded by the coding sequence ATGCCAACATTATTAAAAACAGATGGTTTTAAATTTTTCTTTTACTCAAACGAACATGAGCCAAAACATATCCATATTTTAAAAGGCGATGAGTTTGCAAAGATAAATTTAGAAAATTTAGAAGTTGTTTTTAGTAGTTTAAAAGGAAATGACCTTAAATTTGCACTAAAAATTTTACAAAAGAAAAAAGATGATTTTATAAGGATTTGGGATGAGTATTTTAAGGGCTAA
- a CDS encoding type I restriction-modification system subunit M: MSETLQRDELHRKIWKVADDVRGAVDGWDFKQYILGILFYRFICENLRDYFNENERIAGDLEFDYAKISDEDALQDFKPGTVKEKGFFILPSELFENVVKNAKKNENLNTNLANIFKNIEKSAIGFDSEDDIKGLFDDIDTTNNRLGSTVKEKNERLVKILQGISEINFGKFEDNKIDAFGDAYEFLISNYASNAGKSGGEFFTPQSVSKLLAKIVTHKKESINKVYDPACGSGSLLLQIIKQFDKNKIEDGFFGQEINITIYNMARMNMFLHNINYNKFNIKRGDTLLNPLHNNDKPFDAIVSNPPYGIKWIGDNDPTLINDERYAPAGRLAPKNYADFAFIMHSLSYLSSKGRAAIVCFPGIFYRKGAEKTIREYLVDNNFIDAIIQLPSNLFFGTSIATCILVMAKNKIDNKILFIDASNEFKKETNNNILSDENIEKILDEFDKRSDKEYFSRYVSFDEIKENEYNLSVSSYVEKEDLREKIDIKKLNLEISEVVKNISNLRSQIDEIVKEIEIL, from the coding sequence ATGAGTGAAACACTACAAAGAGATGAACTTCATAGAAAAATTTGGAAAGTTGCTGATGATGTGCGTGGGGCTGTTGATGGCTGGGACTTTAAACAATACATTTTAGGAATTTTATTTTATAGATTTATTTGTGAAAATTTAAGAGATTATTTTAATGAGAACGAACGAATTGCAGGGGATTTGGAGTTTGATTATGCAAAAATTTCAGACGAAGATGCCTTACAAGACTTCAAGCCTGGCACGGTAAAAGAAAAAGGCTTTTTTATCCTACCAAGTGAGCTTTTTGAAAATGTCGTAAAAAACGCTAAAAAAAATGAAAATTTAAACACAAATTTAGCAAATATCTTTAAAAATATCGAAAAAAGTGCCATAGGTTTTGACTCGGAAGATGACATAAAAGGGCTTTTTGATGATATCGATACTACAAATAATCGCCTCGGCTCAACCGTAAAAGAAAAAAATGAAAGATTAGTTAAAATTTTACAAGGCATAAGTGAGATAAATTTTGGCAAATTTGAAGATAATAAAATAGACGCTTTTGGCGATGCGTATGAGTTTTTGATCTCAAATTACGCAAGTAATGCAGGTAAATCAGGCGGCGAGTTTTTCACCCCACAAAGCGTTTCAAAGCTGTTAGCAAAAATCGTAACGCACAAAAAAGAAAGCATTAATAAAGTCTATGATCCAGCGTGTGGGAGTGGGTCGTTACTTTTACAAATTATAAAACAATTTGATAAAAACAAAATCGAAGATGGATTTTTTGGGCAAGAGATAAATATCACGATTTATAATATGGCTAGAATGAATATGTTTTTACACAACATTAACTATAATAAATTTAACATTAAAAGAGGCGACACGCTTTTAAATCCTTTGCATAATAACGACAAGCCATTTGATGCGATCGTTTCAAATCCGCCGTATGGCATAAAATGGATCGGTGATAATGACCCAACCTTAATAAACGACGAACGCTACGCACCAGCTGGGCGTTTAGCACCTAAAAATTACGCAGATTTTGCCTTTATTATGCACTCTTTAAGCTATCTCTCGTCCAAAGGAAGAGCCGCCATTGTCTGTTTTCCAGGGATTTTTTATAGAAAAGGTGCTGAAAAAACGATCCGCGAATATTTGGTGGATAACAACTTCATAGATGCCATTATACAGCTTCCATCAAATTTATTTTTTGGCACAAGCATCGCAACTTGCATCTTAGTAATGGCAAAAAATAAAATAGATAATAAAATTTTATTTATAGATGCCTCAAATGAGTTTAAAAAAGAGACAAATAACAACATTTTAAGCGATGAAAATATAGAAAAAATTTTAGATGAGTTTGATAAAAGAAGTGATAAAGAGTATTTTTCAAGATATGTTAGTTTTGATGAGATAAAAGAAAATGAGTATAATCTCTCTGTTTCAAGCTATGTTGAAAAAGAGGATTTAAGAGAAAAAATAGATATAAAAAAGCTAAATTTAGAAATCAGCGAAGTTGTAAAAAACATCTCAAATTTACGAAGCCAAATAGATGAAATCGTAAAAGAGATAGAAATTTTATGA
- a CDS encoding urease accessory protein UreD — protein sequence MNKLSLTFAKKGEITYLKEYKNKGCLKASRVLNDEFIYLVTLGGGLISGEKYKQNITLLDGAKIAIKPQSNQKVYKTQDGKFAIFNSKINLGKNSFLDYENLSLIAYEDAKFRQISDFYLEKNSKLIYIDGVSSGYSSDDKLFSFSELFLVNNFYADEKLIFSDKTFLGDEIKSFGIFKEFKFSFFMFCYGFKTPKFDDVISDDLVISSAKLGDEILICRVLSNSEFKAIKELHKLKESLNNYQNSL from the coding sequence ATGAATAAACTAAGCTTAACTTTTGCCAAAAAAGGTGAGATTACTTACTTAAAAGAGTATAAAAACAAAGGTTGCTTAAAAGCTAGTAGGGTTTTAAATGATGAGTTTATCTACTTAGTAACCTTAGGTGGTGGGCTAATAAGTGGTGAAAAATATAAGCAAAATATCACTCTTTTAGATGGTGCAAAAATAGCCATAAAACCACAATCAAATCAAAAAGTCTATAAAACTCAAGACGGTAAATTTGCCATTTTTAACTCTAAAATTAATCTAGGAAAAAACTCATTTTTAGACTATGAAAATTTAAGTTTGATAGCTTATGAAGATGCTAAATTTAGGCAAATTTCAGATTTTTACTTAGAAAAAAACTCAAAGCTTATCTACATTGATGGCGTAAGTAGTGGATATAGCAGTGATGATAAGCTTTTTAGTTTTAGCGAACTTTTTTTGGTAAATAACTTTTACGCTGATGAAAAGCTTATTTTTAGCGATAAGACTTTTTTGGGTGATGAGATAAAAAGTTTTGGGATTTTTAAAGAGTTTAAATTTAGCTTTTTTATGTTTTGCTATGGTTTTAAAACGCCAAAATTTGATGATGTTATAAGTGATGATTTAGTTATTAGCAGTGCAAAATTGGGTGATGAAATTTTGATATGTAGAGTTTTATCAAATAGCGAATTTAAGGCTATTAAAGAACTTCATAAGTTAAAAGAAAGTTTAAATAATTACCAAAACTCGTTATAA
- the ureG gene encoding urease accessory protein UreG, with product MKKPVIIGVGGPVGAGKTLLVERLSRVLSKTYEIGVITNDIYTKEDAKFLAKNSVLDESRIIGVETGGCPHTAIREDASMNYSAIDELNQRFPNLDLIFLESGGDNLAATFSPDLVNFSIYIIDVAQGEKIPRKAGAGMIKSDLFIINKTDLAPFVGANLAVMKSDTENFRTNKPFFFTNLKKDEGVNEAVKWIKKECLFEDLR from the coding sequence ATGAAAAAACCTGTAATTATAGGCGTCGGCGGTCCTGTTGGAGCTGGAAAAACCTTGCTTGTTGAAAGACTTAGCCGAGTTTTGAGTAAAACTTACGAAATTGGCGTCATAACAAACGACATTTACACAAAAGAAGACGCTAAGTTTTTGGCAAAAAATAGCGTTTTAGACGAAAGCAGAATCATCGGCGTTGAAACTGGCGGCTGCCCTCACACCGCAATTAGAGAAGATGCGTCGATGAATTATTCAGCAATTGATGAGCTAAATCAAAGATTTCCAAATTTAGACCTTATTTTTTTAGAAAGTGGCGGGGATAATTTGGCTGCGACTTTTAGTCCTGATTTAGTAAATTTTAGCATTTATATCATCGATGTCGCGCAAGGTGAGAAAATCCCACGAAAAGCAGGCGCTGGTATGATAAAATCAGATCTTTTTATCATAAATAAAACTGATCTTGCGCCCTTTGTTGGAGCAAATTTAGCTGTGATGAAAAGTGATACTGAAAATTTTCGCACAAATAAGCCATTTTTCTTTACAAATTTAAAAAAAGATGAAGGCGTAAATGAGGCTGTAAAGTGGATAAAAAAAGAGTGTTTGTTTGAAGATTTAAGATGA
- a CDS encoding urease accessory protein UreF encodes MQKELLISQIFDNAFPNGAYSHSFGFESFLRLNLINDEKSFLKWLEIYMKKSFLYNDALGFLLAYDGFDITNLDEILFASSQSLEMRNANKFMAQNSLKTLEIFSSNSLLKYANLIKSKKCHGHNALVFGLFCKEFDLSKSVLKNYTFSNIKNLAANATRSIPLGQIATQKILKNSYDLVDEIYENALNLSSFKSEFLGCGFCGLEVGNLMHESLNFRLFMS; translated from the coding sequence GTGCAAAAAGAACTTTTAATCTCTCAAATTTTTGATAACGCTTTTCCAAATGGAGCATATTCGCACAGCTTTGGTTTTGAGAGTTTTTTACGGCTAAATTTAATAAATGATGAAAAAAGTTTTTTAAAATGGCTTGAAATTTATATGAAAAAAAGCTTTTTATATAACGATGCTTTGGGCTTTTTATTAGCGTATGATGGCTTTGATATTACAAATTTAGATGAGATTTTATTTGCAAGTTCGCAAAGTTTGGAGATGCGAAATGCAAATAAATTTATGGCTCAAAACTCGCTTAAAACTTTGGAAATTTTTAGCTCAAATTCGCTTTTAAAATACGCAAATTTGATTAAATCTAAAAAATGTCACGGACATAATGCCTTAGTTTTTGGGCTGTTTTGTAAAGAATTTGATCTTAGTAAAAGCGTTTTAAAAAACTACACTTTCTCAAACATTAAAAATTTAGCCGCAAATGCCACAAGATCTATTCCTTTGGGGCAAATCGCCACTCAAAAAATATTAAAAAATAGCTACGATTTAGTTGATGAAATTTACGAAAATGCCTTAAATTTAAGCAGTTTTAAAAGTGAATTTTTAGGTTGTGGATTTTGCGGCTTAGAAGTTGGAAATTTAATGCACGAAAGCCTAAATTTCCGTCTTTTTATGTCATAA
- a CDS encoding urease accessory protein UreE, which translates to MIVNKILGNLKDFDLSGKSGDNLGGNLSGKKIDFAQISNDDRLKKVLRVKSNSGTELGISVENELKNGDILAIFDDSVIIVEILPTDVLEIYPANLKEMGFLAHNIGNRHTPAIFEENLIIIEPDSVIEEFLTSQKAKFIKTKRVLKTALKHAEHSH; encoded by the coding sequence TTGATAGTAAATAAAATTTTAGGAAATTTAAAAGATTTTGATTTGAGCGGAAAATCAGGCGATAATTTGGGCGGAAATTTGAGTGGAAAAAAGATTGATTTTGCTCAAATTTCAAATGATGATAGGCTTAAAAAAGTTTTAAGAGTTAAAAGTAATAGCGGCACCGAGCTTGGAATAAGCGTGGAAAATGAGCTTAAAAATGGCGATATTTTAGCTATTTTTGATGATAGTGTTATTATTGTAGAAATTTTACCAACTGATGTGCTTGAAATTTACCCTGCAAATTTAAAGGAAATGGGCTTTTTAGCGCACAATATCGGAAATCGCCACACACCTGCTATTTTTGAAGAAAATTTGATAATAATTGAGCCAGATAGCGTGATAGAGGAGTTTTTAACTTCACAAAAAGCTAAATTTATAAAAACAAAAAGAGTTTTAAAAACTGCGTTAAAGCACGCAGAACATAGCCATTAA
- the ureC gene encoding urease subunit alpha — protein sequence MSFKISRKNYASMFGITTGDSVRLADTELFARVEKSLIPYGEEAKFGGGKTLRDGMGQNAILLRGEPKVVDLIITNALIIDYTGIYKADIGIKDGKIAYIGNGGNDSTMDGVDFIVGVSTEVISAEGLIVTAGGIDTHIHFINPDQVKEALCNGVTTLFGGGTGPADGSKATTVTPGAFNIERMLQGVDDLPINIGLYGKGSGANLGVNEAQILAGAAGLKVHEDWGATKSAINFSLEASQKFDISVGLHTDTLNEFGFVEDTIKAINGRTIHTFHTEGAGGGHAPDIIKLAGLKNILPASTNPTMPFTNNTIEEHLDMLMVCHHLDKNVPEDVAFADSRIRAETIGAEDVLHDMGVMAIMSSDSQAMGRIGEMVLRTWQCAHKMKIQRGSLEGDSEFCDNERIKRYIAKYTINPAIAAGISSYVGSVEVGKFADLVLWDPKFFGIKPKMVLKGGMIALSQMGDSNASIPTPQPNEFRLMFGAMGEAVHKTCFSFVSKSAYELDIGKKYGLKKIILPVSNCNNVLKTDLKLNNLTPEISVDPQTYKVYVNGEFVYTEPFESLPMTQRYFMF from the coding sequence ATGAGTTTTAAAATTTCAAGGAAAAATTACGCTTCGATGTTTGGCATCACAACAGGCGATAGCGTTCGTCTAGCTGATACAGAACTTTTTGCAAGAGTTGAGAAAAGCTTAATTCCATACGGTGAAGAGGCAAAATTTGGCGGTGGAAAGACATTAAGAGATGGAATGGGACAAAATGCGATACTTTTAAGAGGTGAGCCAAAAGTGGTGGATTTAATCATCACAAACGCTTTAATTATTGATTATACCGGCATTTATAAAGCAGACATCGGCATAAAAGATGGAAAGATTGCTTATATTGGAAATGGCGGAAATGATAGCACGATGGACGGAGTTGATTTTATCGTTGGAGTTAGCACAGAAGTTATTAGTGCTGAGGGACTTATCGTAACAGCTGGTGGGATAGATACTCATATACATTTTATAAACCCAGATCAAGTAAAAGAGGCTTTGTGTAATGGCGTAACGACTCTCTTTGGTGGTGGAACAGGACCAGCTGATGGCAGCAAAGCCACAACCGTAACTCCAGGAGCTTTTAATATAGAAAGAATGCTTCAAGGAGTTGATGATTTGCCGATAAATATCGGACTTTATGGCAAAGGAAGTGGGGCAAATTTAGGCGTAAATGAAGCGCAAATTTTAGCTGGTGCAGCTGGACTAAAAGTCCATGAAGACTGGGGTGCTACAAAATCAGCTATAAATTTCTCACTTGAGGCTTCGCAAAAATTTGATATAAGCGTTGGACTTCACACTGATACTTTAAATGAGTTTGGATTTGTGGAAGATACTATTAAAGCAATTAATGGACGAACGATTCACACTTTTCACACAGAAGGTGCTGGTGGCGGACACGCCCCTGATATCATAAAACTAGCTGGACTTAAAAACATACTTCCAGCAAGTACAAACCCAACGATGCCATTTACTAATAATACAATTGAAGAACACCTTGATATGCTTATGGTTTGTCATCACTTAGATAAAAATGTCCCTGAAGATGTTGCTTTTGCTGATAGTAGGATTAGAGCTGAGACAATTGGTGCAGAAGATGTGCTTCACGATATGGGCGTAATGGCGATAATGAGTAGTGATTCTCAAGCTATGGGTAGGATTGGCGAGATGGTTTTAAGAACTTGGCAATGTGCTCATAAGATGAAAATTCAAAGGGGAAGTTTAGAGGGCGATAGCGAGTTTTGTGATAACGAAAGGATAAAAAGATATATCGCAAAATACACCATAAATCCAGCAATCGCAGCAGGAATTAGCTCATATGTTGGAAGTGTGGAAGTTGGTAAATTTGCTGATTTAGTTTTATGGGATCCAAAGTTTTTTGGTATAAAACCAAAGATGGTTTTAAAAGGTGGAATGATAGCTCTATCACAAATGGGCGATAGCAACGCAAGTATCCCAACGCCTCAGCCAAATGAGTTTAGACTTATGTTTGGGGCAATGGGCGAAGCGGTGCATAAGACTTGTTTTAGTTTTGTTAGCAAAAGTGCGTATGAGCTTGATATCGGCAAAAAATATGGGCTAAAAAAGATAATTTTACCTGTAAGTAACTGCAACAATGTCTTAAAAACGGATTTAAAATTAAACAATTTAACGCCTGAAATTTCAGTCGATCCACAAACTTATAAAGTTTATGTAAATGGCGAGTTTGTTTATACAGAGCCGTTTGAAAGTCTTCCGATGACGCAGAGATATTTTATGTTTTAA